In the genome of Bacillota bacterium, one region contains:
- a CDS encoding redox-sensing transcriptional repressor Rex codes for VACFDNDPAKVGRKIDKVVEIFPLDEIPQRVRELGIEMAIVTVPAEAGQTVTDKLTAAGIRAILNFAPVKLFVPTNVRLQHSDVSLELQQLAYYLDR; via the coding sequence TGGTCGCCTGCTTCGACAACGACCCGGCGAAGGTCGGCCGGAAGATCGACAAGGTGGTCGAGATCTTCCCCCTCGACGAGATCCCCCAGCGGGTCAGGGAACTGGGCATCGAGATGGCCATCGTGACCGTGCCGGCGGAGGCGGGCCAGACCGTCACCGACAAGCTGACCGCGGCCGGGATCAGGGCCATCCTGAACTTCGCCCCGGTCAAGCTGTTCGTCCCGACCAACGTCCGGCTGCAGCACTCCGACGTCAGTCTCGAG